One region of Streptomyces rishiriensis genomic DNA includes:
- a CDS encoding SAM-dependent methyltransferase, giving the protein MTSPLSGSSDAGSGGTGSPFLKIDTSKPHPARMYDYFLGGKDNYEVDRDAAEQFIKVAPEVREGVRANRHFMHRAVRHVVAEGGVRQILDIGTGLPTEPNVHQIAHSVAPGTRVAYVDNDPIVSTHSMALMADADPGADAHTSVVLADLRDPRAVLDHPDVRRIIDFDEPVALLLVAVVHFLADADDPDAVVATLRDALPAGSYLVLSHATGDVHDDRREDAASVYNKASASLNLRSHARVLDLFGDFTLLDPGLVPVPDWRPEEPPKRNAPPIGIYGGVARKND; this is encoded by the coding sequence ATGACCTCTCCCCTCAGCGGCAGCAGCGACGCCGGTAGCGGCGGCACCGGCAGCCCCTTCTTGAAGATAGACACGAGCAAGCCCCACCCCGCACGGATGTACGACTACTTCCTCGGCGGGAAGGACAACTACGAGGTCGACCGGGATGCCGCCGAGCAGTTCATCAAGGTGGCCCCGGAGGTGCGGGAGGGCGTCCGCGCCAACCGGCACTTCATGCACCGCGCCGTCCGGCACGTCGTCGCGGAGGGCGGCGTCCGGCAGATCCTCGACATCGGCACGGGCCTGCCCACCGAGCCCAACGTGCACCAGATCGCGCACTCCGTAGCCCCTGGGACCCGGGTCGCGTACGTCGACAACGACCCGATCGTCAGCACCCATTCGATGGCCCTGATGGCCGACGCCGACCCCGGCGCCGACGCCCACACCTCGGTCGTCCTGGCCGACCTGCGGGATCCCCGGGCCGTCCTCGACCACCCCGACGTGCGCAGGATCATCGACTTCGACGAGCCCGTGGCCCTGCTGCTGGTGGCCGTCGTGCACTTCCTCGCCGACGCGGACGACCCGGACGCCGTCGTCGCGACACTCCGTGACGCGCTGCCCGCCGGTTCCTACCTCGTCCTGTCGCACGCCACGGGCGACGTCCACGACGACCGGCGCGAGGACGCGGCCTCCGTCTACAACAAGGCCAGCGCCTCCCTGAACCTGCGCTCCCACGCCCGCGTCCTGGACCTCTTCGGCGACTTCACCCTCCTCGACCCGGGCCTGGTCCCGGTGCCGGACTGGCGCCCCGAAGAGCCCCCGAAGCGGAACGCCCCACCGATCGGCATCTACGGCGGAGTGGCCCGCAAGAACGACTGA